A genomic stretch from Salvelinus namaycush isolate Seneca chromosome 25, SaNama_1.0, whole genome shotgun sequence includes:
- the LOC120020347 gene encoding transmembrane protein 69-like, with amino-acid sequence MFSFALKRHFNPCVGPSWRSLQWVLRGSSCMVKRECFYTSSNPLLAPQVSMATSLLFPKLASYRLLSLRPLSFSASLLCQGHPVPTAPGRRQENQQRLSMKALAYAPKPALYLGFSGLLPFLGAPLLMAVTQSYLPEVAYAQVVYGASIVSFLGGARWGFALPEGSPAQPNWMNLGNSVVPSLLAWLALLCRDNITEGALVVIMGLGLALHYDLTLLPGYPGWFKAMRTILTLVATFSLVATLTLQKMCPEKKIKAQEN; translated from the exons ATGTTCTCATTTGCATTGAAAAGGCACTTCAATCCCTGTGTG GGTCCATCATGGCGATCGCTGCAGTGGGTACTCCGTGGGTCCAGCTGCATGGTGAAGAGGGAATGTTTTTACACCAGTTCCAACCCCTTGTTGGCTCCACAAGTGTCCATGGCAACATCACTACTGTTCCCGAAATTAGCCTCCTACAGGCTTCTGAGCCTCAGGCCCCTGAGCTTCTCTGCCTCTTTGCTCTGCCAGGGTCACCCCGTGCCCACGGCCCCTGGGAGAAGACAGGAGAACCAACAACGCCTCAGCATGAAAGCCCTGGCCTATGCGCCCAAGCCTGCTTTGTACCTCGGCTTCTCCGGCCTCCTTCCATTCCTGGGTGCCCCCCTCCTGATGGCTGTGACCCAGTCCTACCTCCCTGAGGTGGCCTACGCCCAGGTGGTCTACGGGGCTTCAATCGTGTCCTTCCTGGGTGGGGCCCGCTGGGGCTTTGCCCTGCCTGAGGGGAGCCCTGCCCAGCCCAACTGGATGAACCTTGGCAACAGTGTGGTGCCCTCCCTGCTGGCCTGGCTGGCTCTGCTCTGCAGAGACAACATCACAGAGGGAGCCCTAGTGGTCATCATGGGGCTGGGCCTGGCCCTGCACTATGACCTCACACTGCTGCCTGGTTACCCCGGCTGGTTCAAAGCCATGAGAACCATACTCACTCTGGTGGCTACCTTTTCCCTGGTGGCCACACTGACATTGCAGAAGATGTGCCCGGAGAAGAAGATCAAGGCACAAGAGAATTGA
- the LOC120020233 gene encoding vasculin-like protein 1 isoform X1: MAQHDFVPAWLNFSTPQPAKSPAASLEKHGNPHHHRDSRAAVSRRRHNSSDGFFNNGPLHAPAGDGWQQPSLLLRHDSVDSGVAKGGHGGLAGVPCWKEAPPTWHGAPRGVQDVHHHQGRHTKRTVPGGGDRDRQAGHRQRNGNFHPRKGVPGTPYQDKFPNEGRSGEDKLKFVEEDFPSLNPETTGKSGNQTRPVAPHAGVWENPPSGKQMVSKMLVIKKVSKEDPGCTAFSASFASSGAPPINSSKALPTIASSTHSVYKNLVPKPALVTTKPHQWKPGGRDSIKPGLHLSGRDSVFTSPVSAAKPYASATQLQSHNTPKEQHPYSTTPPMDIGPSSRLKLMRRGPDRKSDFLRTLKDECTGDLTSSSSPATPGQTPQGESSTPEPKAYSQGVCHENGLSHSLSLSNSDTDHLSSSLEAEHRLLKAMGWQEYPENDDSFLPLTEDELREFQTKTEQLKRNGVLPRGARGVTLHFTPWRCVAEAHLEDDEGSESETSSSSSQTSDDDDVGDCIKT; the protein is encoded by the exons ATGGCGCAGCATGACTTTGTCCCTGCCTGGCTTAACTTCTCCACACCCCAGCCTGCCAAG TCCCCTGCAGCCAGCCTCGAGAAGCATGGCAACCCCCATCACCACCGGGACAGCCGTGCTGCTGTGAGCCGCCGCAGACACAACTCCTCCGATGGCTTCTTCAACAACGGGCCCCTGCACGCCCCCGCAG gtGATGGGTGGCAGCAGCCTTCTCTCCTCCTAAGGCATGACTCTGTGGACTCTGGGGTGGCAAAGGGGGGGCATGGTGGCCTGGCGGGGGTTCCCTGCTGGAAGGAGGCTCCTCCCACATGGCACGGGGCACCAAGGGGGGTGCAGGACGTGCACCACCACCAGGGGCGCCACACCAAACGCACCGTGCCCggaggaggggacagggacaggcaGGCGGGGCACCGGCAGCGCAACGGCAACTTCCATCCCCGCAAGGGCGTCCCCGGGACCCCCTACCAGGACAAGTTCCCCAACGAGGGACGCAGCGGGGAGGACAAGCTGAAATTTGTGGAAGAGGACTTT CCCTCCCTTAACCCTGAAACAACTGGAAAGTCTGGGAACCAGACGAGGCCAGTGGCTCCTCACGCTGGAGTATGGG AGAACCCTCCTAGTGGCAAGCAGATGGTGTCTAAGATGCTGGTGATCAAGAAGGTTTCCAAAGAGGACCCAGGATGCACTGCGTTCTCTGCCAGCTTTGCCAGCTCCGGAGCCCCACCCATCAACAGCAGCAAAGCCCTGCCCACCATTGCCAGTTCCACCCACTCTGTCTACAAGAACCTGGTGCCCAAGCCTGCCCTGGTGACCACCAAGCCCCACCAGTGGAAGCCAGGTGGGAGAGACTCCATCAAGCCTGGCCTCCACTTGTCAGGACGAGACTCTGTCTTCACCAGTCCTGTGTCTGCAGCCAAACCCTATGCCTCTGCCACCCAGCTACAAAGCCACAACACCCCCAAAGAG CAGCATCCCTACAGTACAACTCCTCCCATGGACATTGGCCCATCGTCGCGGCTAAAGCTGATGCGGCGCGGACCAGACCGGAAGAGTGACTTCCTGCGGACGCTGAAGGACGAGTGCACCGGAGACCTGACCTCCAGCAGCAGCCCTGCAACTCCTGGACAG ACTCCTCAGGGCGAGAGCAGCACCCCAGAGCCCAAAGCCTACAGCCAGGGAGTCTGCCATGAGAATGgcctgtctcactccctctctctcagcaatTCAGACACCGATCACCTGTCTAGCTCCCTAGAGGCAGAACACAG ATTACTGAAAGCCATGGGCTGGCAGGAATACCCAGAAAATGATGACAGCTTCCTGCCCCTGACAGAGGATGAGCTCAGAGAGTTCCAGACTAAAACAGAACAG CTGAAGAGGAACGGGGTCCTCCCCCGGGGGGCACGAGGCGTCACCCTCCACTTCACCCCCTGGAGGTGTGTGGCTGAGGCCCACCTAGAAGATGACGAGGGCTCAGAGTCTGaaaccagcagcagcagcagccagacCTCGGACGACGATGACGTCGGCGACTGCATCAAAACCTGA
- the LOC120020348 gene encoding actin-binding protein IPP-like, giving the protein MSTRYSRQPWTGSFRTWPRGRNVVEVLDPVRFPLLSPQRLFEYIGGWVGSEIGKTMERYDPTENKWEIIGSMAVPRYYFGC; this is encoded by the exons ATGAGTACCAGGTATTCACGGCAGCCATGGACTGGGTCCTTCAGGACGTGGCCAAGAGGAAGAAACGTGGTGgaggtgctggacccagtcaggttcCCCCTGCTCTCCCCACAGAGACTCTTCGAGTACATAG GTGGTTGGGTTGGATCAGAGATTGGGAAGACGATGGAGCGGTACGACCCGACAGAGAATAAGTGGGAGATCATTGGAAGCATGGCAGTGCCTCGATACTACTTTGGCTGCTAA
- the LOC120020233 gene encoding vasculin-like protein 1 isoform X2 has translation MAQHDFVPAWLNFSTPQPAKSPAASLEKHGNPHHHRDSRAAVSRRRHNSSDGFFNNGPLHAPAGDGWQQPSLLLRHDSVDSGVAKGGHGGLAGVPCWKEAPPTWHGAPRGVQDVHHHQGRHTKRTVPGGGDRDRQAGHRQRNGNFHPRKGVPGTPYQDKFPNEGRSGEDKLKFVEEDFPSLNPETTGKSGNQTRPVAPHAGVWENPPSGKQMVSKMLVIKKVSKEDPGCTAFSASFASSGAPPINSSKALPTIASSTHSVYKNLVPKPALVTTKPHQWKPGGRDSIKPGLHLSGRDSVFTSPVSAAKPYASATQLQSHNTPKEHPYSTTPPMDIGPSSRLKLMRRGPDRKSDFLRTLKDECTGDLTSSSSPATPGQTPQGESSTPEPKAYSQGVCHENGLSHSLSLSNSDTDHLSSSLEAEHRLLKAMGWQEYPENDDSFLPLTEDELREFQTKTEQLKRNGVLPRGARGVTLHFTPWRCVAEAHLEDDEGSESETSSSSSQTSDDDDVGDCIKT, from the exons ATGGCGCAGCATGACTTTGTCCCTGCCTGGCTTAACTTCTCCACACCCCAGCCTGCCAAG TCCCCTGCAGCCAGCCTCGAGAAGCATGGCAACCCCCATCACCACCGGGACAGCCGTGCTGCTGTGAGCCGCCGCAGACACAACTCCTCCGATGGCTTCTTCAACAACGGGCCCCTGCACGCCCCCGCAG gtGATGGGTGGCAGCAGCCTTCTCTCCTCCTAAGGCATGACTCTGTGGACTCTGGGGTGGCAAAGGGGGGGCATGGTGGCCTGGCGGGGGTTCCCTGCTGGAAGGAGGCTCCTCCCACATGGCACGGGGCACCAAGGGGGGTGCAGGACGTGCACCACCACCAGGGGCGCCACACCAAACGCACCGTGCCCggaggaggggacagggacaggcaGGCGGGGCACCGGCAGCGCAACGGCAACTTCCATCCCCGCAAGGGCGTCCCCGGGACCCCCTACCAGGACAAGTTCCCCAACGAGGGACGCAGCGGGGAGGACAAGCTGAAATTTGTGGAAGAGGACTTT CCCTCCCTTAACCCTGAAACAACTGGAAAGTCTGGGAACCAGACGAGGCCAGTGGCTCCTCACGCTGGAGTATGGG AGAACCCTCCTAGTGGCAAGCAGATGGTGTCTAAGATGCTGGTGATCAAGAAGGTTTCCAAAGAGGACCCAGGATGCACTGCGTTCTCTGCCAGCTTTGCCAGCTCCGGAGCCCCACCCATCAACAGCAGCAAAGCCCTGCCCACCATTGCCAGTTCCACCCACTCTGTCTACAAGAACCTGGTGCCCAAGCCTGCCCTGGTGACCACCAAGCCCCACCAGTGGAAGCCAGGTGGGAGAGACTCCATCAAGCCTGGCCTCCACTTGTCAGGACGAGACTCTGTCTTCACCAGTCCTGTGTCTGCAGCCAAACCCTATGCCTCTGCCACCCAGCTACAAAGCCACAACACCCCCAAAGAG CATCCCTACAGTACAACTCCTCCCATGGACATTGGCCCATCGTCGCGGCTAAAGCTGATGCGGCGCGGACCAGACCGGAAGAGTGACTTCCTGCGGACGCTGAAGGACGAGTGCACCGGAGACCTGACCTCCAGCAGCAGCCCTGCAACTCCTGGACAG ACTCCTCAGGGCGAGAGCAGCACCCCAGAGCCCAAAGCCTACAGCCAGGGAGTCTGCCATGAGAATGgcctgtctcactccctctctctcagcaatTCAGACACCGATCACCTGTCTAGCTCCCTAGAGGCAGAACACAG ATTACTGAAAGCCATGGGCTGGCAGGAATACCCAGAAAATGATGACAGCTTCCTGCCCCTGACAGAGGATGAGCTCAGAGAGTTCCAGACTAAAACAGAACAG CTGAAGAGGAACGGGGTCCTCCCCCGGGGGGCACGAGGCGTCACCCTCCACTTCACCCCCTGGAGGTGTGTGGCTGAGGCCCACCTAGAAGATGACGAGGGCTCAGAGTCTGaaaccagcagcagcagcagccagacCTCGGACGACGATGACGTCGGCGACTGCATCAAAACCTGA